In a genomic window of Gloeocapsopsis dulcis:
- a CDS encoding caspase family protein: protein MAKFALLIGVSRHGTGFNNLPGAVKDVEAMQQVLQNPDLGFDGVEVLQNPEPLSMQAAIEALFRDKAHQSGDLVLLYFSGYCIKDYSNRLYFATNRTSKNPQRELIKSTVVPASFIQDIMNDSRATQQVLILDCCFIQGAVNVVAAQAHTSDDVARQLGGNNRTIFLSSVTPSFFQNKGNDLSTYTRYLVEGLEGAADLDGDRWIAVDELHEYVSRKAEATAANIEPVILTSNNSKILLAPLSEANSRREEPQVHQARRRIFAPILSYRSIRLLLGVSLTTLVTLIGATYILQRQQLLQLPFGESLVAAPRDYSQTAQTRLDHSKTVWSLATTHDGQTLVSSSGDTTIRTWHLPSGRPLRKLSGHTAAVWSVAIAPDGKSLVSGSGDKTIKVWNLETGEAIRTLTGSQDTVWAVAISSDGNTLVSADGNNTIKVWDLRSGKLLRSFAADTSRLRTIALSPDGQMLASGGKGQDIKIWDVNTGQLIRTLAAHKNKIITIAISPDGQTLVSGSNDETVEVWNIHTGKLVRTLHGHSDHVNSVAISADGQFLVSGAEDREVKLWSLRTGQLLHTFKGHPGDVYAVAISPDDQTVISGDKEGQIKFWR from the coding sequence ATGGCTAAATTTGCACTACTTATTGGAGTTAGCCGTCATGGTACTGGCTTTAACAACTTACCTGGTGCGGTAAAAGATGTTGAGGCAATGCAACAGGTACTGCAAAACCCAGATTTAGGATTTGATGGAGTAGAAGTTTTACAAAATCCTGAACCTCTGAGCATGCAAGCGGCAATTGAAGCTTTATTTCGAGATAAAGCGCATCAAAGTGGTGATTTAGTATTACTTTACTTTTCGGGCTACTGTATCAAAGACTACAGCAATAGATTATATTTTGCGACAAATCGTACTAGTAAAAACCCGCAAAGAGAACTAATCAAATCGACAGTAGTACCGGCTAGTTTTATTCAAGATATTATGAATGACAGCCGAGCGACGCAGCAGGTACTTATTTTGGATTGTTGCTTTATTCAAGGTGCAGTTAATGTTGTTGCTGCGCAGGCTCATACCTCTGACGATGTTGCTAGGCAACTTGGAGGTAACAATAGAACTATTTTCTTATCTTCTGTAACACCATCATTCTTTCAAAATAAAGGAAATGACCTTTCTACTTACACGCGTTACCTAGTTGAAGGTTTAGAAGGTGCGGCTGATTTAGATGGCGACCGCTGGATTGCGGTTGATGAGTTGCATGAATATGTTAGTAGAAAAGCCGAAGCAACCGCAGCTAATATAGAACCAGTTATTCTAACTTCCAATAATAGCAAAATCTTACTCGCCCCTTTATCAGAAGCAAACTCACGCCGCGAAGAACCACAAGTACACCAAGCCAGGAGAAGAATCTTTGCACCAATACTCTCCTACAGAAGTATTCGCCTGCTTTTAGGAGTTAGTTTGACAACGCTTGTCACTTTAATTGGGGCAACCTATATTCTGCAACGACAGCAATTATTACAATTACCTTTTGGTGAATCTCTCGTTGCTGCACCAAGAGATTATAGTCAAACTGCCCAAACACGCCTCGACCACTCAAAGACTGTTTGGTCACTAGCAACAACTCATGATGGTCAGACTCTTGTTAGTAGTAGTGGTGATACAACAATCAGAACTTGGCACTTACCAAGTGGTAGACCATTGCGTAAGTTATCTGGGCATACTGCCGCAGTTTGGTCGGTTGCGATCGCTCCTGATGGAAAATCATTAGTGAGTGGTAGTGGTGATAAAACAATTAAAGTATGGAACCTTGAAACAGGCGAAGCGATCCGAACTTTGACAGGATCGCAAGATACTGTTTGGGCAGTTGCCATCAGCTCTGATGGTAATACACTAGTGAGCGCTGATGGTAATAACACCATCAAAGTTTGGGATTTACGGTCTGGAAAATTACTTAGAAGCTTTGCAGCTGACACATCACGGTTAAGGACAATTGCACTCAGCCCTGATGGACAAATGTTGGCAAGTGGTGGTAAAGGTCAAGATATCAAAATTTGGGATGTCAACACAGGTCAACTCATTCGCACTCTGGCAGCGCACAAAAATAAAATTATCACTATTGCCATTAGCCCTGATGGACAAACATTAGTTAGCGGCAGTAATGACGAAACCGTTGAAGTTTGGAACATACACACAGGTAAATTAGTACGAACTTTGCACGGACATTCAGATCATGTCAACTCAGTAGCGATTAGTGCTGATGGTCAGTTTTTAGTAAGTGGCGCTGAAGATCGCGAAGTCAAATTGTGGAGTTTGCGTACTGGTCAGTTATTACATACTTTTAAAGGGCATCCTGGAGATGTTTATGCTGTGGCAATTAGTCCCGACGACCAAACGGTGATCAGTGGCGATAAGGAAGGTCAAATTAAATTTTGGCGGTAA
- a CDS encoding ABC1 kinase family protein — protein MFLTQTTSRQREILEVFLRNGWDYMRRLLTGGKTDEPQLPTPAVLRNILVDLGPVYVKFGQLLSTRPDLLPAAYIDELSMLQDDVPPVNWTDIEVVIRQQLPQSLESTFSTIEPRPVAAGSIAQTHKAILIDGREVAIKVQRPGIDAIVAQDISLIRGVADLVARTEFGQMYDIDSLAEEFTKALEAELDFIREASFTDQLRRNLTNSRWFDSSQLVVAEIYWDLTTPKLLVMEWLDGVPILAADFGSAQDGQDPYKKRAAVTSLLFRAFFQQVYIDGFFHADPHPGNLFYLRDGRVALLDCGMVGRLDPRSQQILTEMLLAIVDLDAQRCAQLTLQLADSSQPVILSRLENDYDRMLRKYYNLSLSQLNFSQVFYEILQVARNNKIRLPSNLGLYAKTLANLEGVARSVNPEINLLDEIKPLITDLFRRQLLGANPLQSLLRTALDLKSLSLQSPRQIELLLERVTSETLQWNLSVRGLDNIRRTMDEAANRLSFSILVGSLIMGAALISNNAQTSELSWLSTILFATASLLGLWLVFSTIRSGRLR, from the coding sequence GTGTTTCTAACTCAAACAACATCTCGGCAAAGAGAAATTCTTGAAGTTTTCCTGCGTAATGGCTGGGACTATATGCGGCGGCTGTTAACTGGAGGAAAAACTGACGAACCTCAATTACCTACCCCTGCTGTTTTACGTAACATATTAGTCGATCTAGGACCTGTTTACGTTAAGTTTGGGCAATTGTTAAGTACTCGCCCTGATTTGCTTCCTGCAGCCTATATTGATGAATTGTCAATGCTGCAAGATGATGTACCACCCGTTAACTGGACAGATATTGAAGTTGTGATTCGTCAGCAACTACCGCAGTCACTTGAATCTACTTTTAGCACGATTGAGCCGCGTCCAGTTGCAGCAGGATCAATTGCTCAAACGCACAAAGCTATTTTAATTGATGGGCGAGAAGTTGCGATTAAAGTTCAACGTCCTGGGATTGATGCGATCGTTGCACAAGATATCTCTCTCATTCGCGGTGTAGCCGACTTAGTAGCACGAACTGAGTTTGGGCAAATGTATGATATCGACTCTTTGGCTGAGGAATTTACCAAAGCGTTAGAAGCAGAGTTAGACTTTATCCGAGAAGCAAGTTTTACAGATCAGTTACGGCGTAATCTTACTAACAGTCGTTGGTTTGATTCTTCGCAGTTAGTTGTAGCAGAGATCTACTGGGACTTAACAACACCCAAGTTACTCGTTATGGAGTGGCTTGATGGAGTCCCCATTCTCGCAGCAGATTTTGGTAGCGCGCAGGATGGTCAAGATCCTTACAAGAAACGAGCTGCTGTGACAAGCTTATTGTTTCGGGCGTTTTTTCAGCAGGTTTATATTGATGGCTTCTTCCACGCTGACCCGCATCCAGGCAACTTATTTTACCTCAGAGATGGTCGCGTCGCATTGCTCGATTGTGGCATGGTGGGACGTTTAGACCCGCGATCGCAGCAAATTTTGACTGAAATGTTATTGGCGATCGTCGATTTAGATGCCCAAAGATGTGCGCAATTAACACTGCAACTTGCTGATTCTTCTCAGCCAGTAATTTTATCACGTTTGGAAAATGACTATGACCGAATGCTGCGTAAGTATTACAATCTCAGCTTGTCGCAGCTTAACTTTAGTCAAGTATTTTATGAAATATTACAAGTAGCACGTAACAACAAAATTCGCTTACCAAGTAATCTAGGGTTATATGCAAAAACCTTAGCAAATTTAGAGGGAGTTGCACGTTCAGTTAACCCAGAGATTAATCTTTTAGATGAAATTAAACCACTGATTACAGACTTATTCCGACGTCAGTTACTTGGTGCTAATCCTCTGCAATCATTATTGCGAACTGCACTAGATCTAAAAAGTTTATCGCTACAATCACCTCGTCAAATTGAGTTACTTTTAGAGCGGGTAACATCAGAAACACTACAATGGAACTTATCAGTACGTGGCTTAGACAACATCCGCCGTACAATGGACGAAGCCGCCAATCGTCTGTCGTTTAGTATCTTAGTTGGCTCTTTAATTATGGGAGCAGCACTCATTTCTAATAATGCACAAACCAGTGAATTATCTTGGTTGAGTACTATTTTGTTTGCTACTGCCAGTTTATTAGGACTGTGGCTAGTTTTCAGTACTATCCGCTCAGGCCGTTTGAGGTAG
- a CDS encoding mannose-1-phosphate guanylyltransferase, which translates to MNTLIPVILAGGKGERFWPLSRKQRPKQFLSLDGSGKSLLQATADRLLPLAGDWENLWVVTSSQLAQGVQEQLPDLPTPNLLAEPEGRDTAPAVAWSTLEIAKRYGEDAVVGFFPADPWIDDQVGFQKTLCAARLLASTEKAIATLGVKPTYPATGYGYIEQGDLAGSFGGLPVYRVSRFTEKPDRATAESFLVTNRFSWNSGMFVFRAGVVLEELRTHAPEMMRVLETEGATAYAHLPKISIDYALMEKTQIAYVLPVDFGWDDLGDWNAIERLLKKDALNVELASHVGLDTKGTLLYATSDDDVIVTIGLEDVVVVRDRNVTLIARKDRTQDIKQALKLLQDNPKFTDLL; encoded by the coding sequence ATGAACACACTGATACCTGTAATTTTAGCTGGGGGTAAAGGAGAGCGATTTTGGCCCCTCAGTCGCAAACAACGTCCTAAACAGTTTTTGAGCTTGGATGGTAGCGGTAAAAGCTTGTTACAAGCAACTGCTGATCGGCTGTTACCATTAGCTGGAGATTGGGAGAATCTCTGGGTAGTGACTTCGAGTCAACTCGCGCAGGGCGTACAAGAACAGTTGCCAGATTTACCAACGCCCAATTTATTAGCAGAACCTGAAGGGCGCGATACAGCCCCTGCTGTGGCATGGAGTACCTTAGAAATTGCCAAGCGCTACGGAGAAGACGCTGTTGTTGGCTTTTTTCCTGCCGATCCTTGGATTGACGACCAAGTCGGTTTTCAGAAAACGCTCTGTGCTGCGAGATTATTAGCATCGACAGAAAAGGCGATCGCGACTTTAGGTGTTAAACCGACCTATCCTGCCACAGGCTACGGTTACATTGAGCAAGGAGATTTAGCTGGTTCCTTTGGTGGCTTACCTGTGTATCGTGTAAGTCGTTTTACCGAAAAACCAGATCGCGCAACCGCCGAGTCGTTTTTAGTGACAAATCGCTTTAGTTGGAATAGCGGAATGTTTGTTTTTCGGGCTGGCGTTGTGTTAGAAGAACTACGGACTCATGCTCCAGAAATGATGCGAGTACTAGAAACCGAAGGAGCAACAGCTTACGCACATTTACCAAAAATTAGTATTGATTATGCTTTGATGGAGAAAACCCAAATTGCCTACGTTTTGCCCGTCGATTTTGGTTGGGATGATTTAGGGGATTGGAATGCGATTGAGCGATTACTCAAAAAAGACGCCCTCAACGTCGAGTTAGCCAGTCACGTCGGGTTAGATACAAAAGGTACGCTACTTTATGCCACAAGTGACGATGATGTGATTGTTACTATTGGATTAGAGGATGTTGTGGTGGTGCGAGATCGCAACGTCACTCTGATTGCCCGAAAAGATCGCACTCAAGACATCAAACAAGCTCTCAAACTTTTGCAGGATAACCCTAAATTCACAGATCTGCTATAA
- a CDS encoding efflux RND transporter periplasmic adaptor subunit, with protein MSARSQQLNDDELLVTWHQLPTPMTTYMKIPLIGKVKHPRRWLIGLLATGVVVSGGTYAVISRTTPRINIAELTVPVESQNVTLRITASGKVVPFQSVNLSPKTSGRLTELNVEQGDSVKQGQIMARMDNAELQAQLAQARANLAQSQAQLDQALAGSRPEEITQARARLAQAEAQLAQARAGNRPEEIAQAQAQVDAAQARVNLTNSRVQRNRALAQEGAIAQDRLDEVIADDRSAQAALQEAQRRLAQLQSGSRSEEITQLQATVNEARAALRQAQNGSRPEEIAQRRAAVAASASQVQAIQVQLEDTIIRAPFDGIVTQKYATEGAFVTPTTSASSTASATSTSIVAIARGLEILAQVPEVDVGQIKQGQTVEIVADAYPEQVFQGRVRLIAPEAVVEQNVTSFQVRVALETGTQELRSGMNVDVTFLGEQLSDALMVPTVAIVTERGETGVLVPGQNNQPLFRPVTIGPSLQDRTQVLSGISEGDRVFINLPERQRPRQNESALSD; from the coding sequence TTGTCAGCGCGATCGCAACAACTTAACGATGATGAGCTTCTTGTCACTTGGCATCAACTGCCTACTCCTATGACCACGTACATGAAAATTCCCTTAATTGGCAAAGTCAAGCATCCACGTCGCTGGCTAATTGGGTTATTAGCAACTGGTGTTGTGGTTAGTGGTGGTACTTATGCAGTTATCAGTAGAACAACACCAAGAATTAATATTGCAGAACTTACGGTACCTGTAGAATCCCAAAATGTCACCTTGCGCATCACTGCCAGTGGTAAAGTTGTTCCTTTTCAAAGTGTAAACCTCAGCCCCAAAACCTCTGGGCGGCTCACTGAATTGAATGTTGAACAAGGCGATTCGGTCAAACAAGGACAAATCATGGCGCGGATGGACAACGCCGAACTACAAGCTCAACTTGCCCAGGCACGGGCTAACTTAGCTCAATCTCAAGCCCAACTCGACCAAGCACTTGCAGGTAGCCGGCCTGAAGAAATTACTCAAGCAAGAGCGCGTCTAGCTCAAGCCGAAGCCCAACTCGCCCAAGCACGTGCCGGAAATCGTCCAGAAGAAATTGCCCAAGCCCAAGCACAAGTAGATGCAGCCCAAGCTAGGGTAAATTTGACAAATAGCCGAGTCCAACGCAATCGCGCATTGGCTCAAGAAGGTGCGATCGCTCAAGATCGTCTTGACGAGGTGATAGCCGACGATCGCAGTGCGCAGGCTGCATTGCAAGAAGCCCAAAGACGATTAGCACAATTGCAAAGTGGTAGCCGTTCTGAAGAAATTACCCAACTTCAAGCCACAGTGAATGAAGCTCGCGCTGCCCTCCGACAGGCTCAAAATGGTTCGCGCCCTGAAGAAATTGCCCAACGCCGTGCTGCAGTTGCTGCATCTGCTAGTCAAGTTCAAGCGATTCAAGTGCAACTAGAAGACACGATCATTCGTGCGCCGTTTGATGGTATTGTGACGCAGAAATATGCCACCGAAGGTGCTTTTGTCACGCCAACAACTTCAGCTTCTAGTACTGCATCTGCTACCTCGACATCCATTGTCGCGATCGCCCGAGGTTTAGAAATCTTGGCACAAGTTCCCGAAGTAGACGTCGGACAAATTAAACAAGGACAAACAGTGGAGATTGTTGCCGATGCTTACCCTGAGCAAGTGTTTCAAGGACGCGTTCGTTTAATTGCCCCAGAAGCAGTTGTTGAACAAAATGTGACTTCTTTTCAGGTACGAGTTGCCTTAGAAACTGGCACGCAAGAATTACGTTCGGGAATGAATGTAGACGTGACCTTTCTGGGCGAACAATTATCTGATGCCCTCATGGTTCCTACTGTGGCGATTGTCACAGAACGCGGCGAAACTGGTGTCCTTGTTCCAGGGCAAAACAATCAACCACTCTTTCGTCCGGTGACAATTGGACCAAGCCTTCAAGATCGCACGCAAGTTTTATCTGGTATCAGCGAAGGCGATCGCGTATTCATTAACCTTCCTGAAAGGCAACGACCAAGACAAAACGAATCAGCATTGAGTGATTAG
- a CDS encoding ABC transporter permease, with translation MDILESVKMASKTLLANKLRSTLTMLGIIIGNASVIAMVGIGEGAQRFVSGQFESLGTNVLFIVPGNRDAQRTTVDLPKTLVLEDAEAIATQVPTVAAVAPQLHSRELVTYRNRNTYSLIVGTNPDFSIVRSFDAQRGRFITDLDVTRNNQVATLGVDLAERLFGNQDPVGQQVRIRNISFLVIGVMEAKGSVLGTNYDDSAYIPVSTMASRIIGENSPYGVNLTFISVSAQSEASVDAAQFQITNLLRLRHKITREDDFSVQSQKDVLEIAGTVTGALTIMLAAIAGISLLVGGIGVMNIMLVSVTERTQEIGLRKAIGATQDDVLIQFLIEAVILSAAGGLLGTALGVGGVLLIGAFTPFQAGVSPIAIALAVGVSGGIGIIFGVVPARRAAQLDPIVALRSA, from the coding sequence ATGGATATTCTTGAAAGCGTCAAAATGGCATCAAAAACGCTGCTAGCAAATAAGCTACGCAGCACACTCACAATGCTAGGCATTATCATCGGCAATGCGTCGGTGATTGCAATGGTGGGTATCGGTGAAGGCGCTCAGCGATTCGTTTCTGGACAGTTTGAATCTTTAGGCACTAATGTGCTGTTTATTGTTCCAGGGAACCGTGACGCCCAGCGGACAACTGTTGATCTACCAAAAACATTAGTTCTAGAAGACGCTGAAGCGATCGCCACACAAGTCCCAACAGTCGCCGCAGTTGCACCGCAATTACACTCTCGCGAACTTGTTACCTACCGCAACCGCAATACATATAGCCTAATTGTGGGAACAAACCCAGATTTTTCTATAGTCCGTAGTTTTGATGCCCAACGCGGTAGGTTTATTACTGATCTTGATGTGACGCGAAATAATCAAGTTGCAACCTTGGGTGTTGATTTAGCCGAACGCCTCTTTGGAAATCAAGATCCCGTCGGTCAACAAGTGCGAATCAGAAATATCAGCTTCTTAGTGATTGGCGTTATGGAGGCAAAAGGCTCCGTCTTAGGGACAAACTACGATGACAGTGCTTATATTCCTGTCAGTACAATGGCAAGCCGAATTATTGGTGAAAATTCTCCTTACGGCGTAAATTTAACTTTTATTTCGGTGTCGGCACAAAGTGAAGCAAGTGTTGATGCAGCGCAGTTTCAAATTACAAACTTGCTCCGGTTACGGCATAAAATTACCCGCGAAGATGACTTTAGCGTGCAAAGCCAAAAAGACGTTTTAGAAATTGCTGGAACAGTGACAGGTGCTTTGACAATTATGTTAGCGGCGATCGCTGGTATTTCCTTGTTAGTAGGTGGTATTGGCGTGATGAATATTATGCTAGTGTCTGTTACTGAAAGAACACAAGAGATAGGGTTGCGTAAAGCAATTGGTGCGACTCAGGACGATGTTTTAATTCAGTTTTTGATTGAGGCTGTCATTCTTTCGGCTGCTGGAGGTTTACTTGGTACAGCGTTAGGAGTTGGTGGAGTGCTTTTAATTGGAGCCTTTACACCTTTTCAAGCAGGCGTTTCACCAATTGCGATCGCCCTTGCAGTTGGTGTTTCTGGTGGCATTGGCATTATTTTTGGTGTAGTTCCTGCTCGTCGCGCTGCTCAACTCGATCCGATTGTTGCTTTGAGAAGTGCCTAG
- a CDS encoding aromatic ring-hydroxylating oxygenase subunit alpha, giving the protein MAKNDFLRNVWYYALPGGSLKRGTMVAKTLLGEPVVFARSREGKVFALRNICPHRAVPLSCGRFDGQEIECCYHGWRFDQTGRCTEIPALVEGDPLDLSRFQVKQYLVREVQGNIWIYMASNERNASQEPNMEVPVVPFFGDKSYQMVVTLHFPCYMDHAIIGLMDPAHLPYVHRSWWWKSGRSLFEEVKAFDPSPYGFTMRRHQIPNVALGYRLIGGGAPETEISFRLPGVRIEHVSTERHNVCNLTAVTPLSETETEVTTLLYWTTPWISAIKPLIKPFVRAFLDQDRQVVIKQQEGLKYDPTLLLIRDADTQARWYYQLKAEFARAAAEERPFINPVKTQVLRWRS; this is encoded by the coding sequence ATGGCAAAAAACGATTTCTTACGCAATGTTTGGTACTACGCTTTACCTGGAGGCTCACTCAAACGGGGAACTATGGTAGCAAAAACTTTGCTGGGTGAACCAGTAGTTTTTGCACGTAGCCGTGAAGGTAAAGTGTTTGCACTGCGCAACATCTGTCCCCATCGTGCAGTACCGTTAAGCTGTGGACGGTTTGACGGACAAGAAATCGAGTGTTGTTATCATGGCTGGCGTTTTGATCAAACAGGACGCTGTACTGAAATTCCCGCCTTAGTTGAAGGCGATCCCCTCGATCTTAGTCGCTTTCAAGTCAAGCAGTATCTTGTGCGAGAAGTACAGGGTAACATCTGGATTTACATGGCATCCAATGAGCGAAATGCATCACAGGAACCAAATATGGAAGTTCCTGTTGTTCCTTTTTTCGGTGACAAATCCTATCAAATGGTTGTCACGCTGCATTTTCCCTGTTATATGGATCATGCCATTATTGGTTTAATGGACCCAGCGCATTTACCGTATGTCCATCGTTCTTGGTGGTGGAAATCAGGGCGATCGCTGTTTGAAGAAGTCAAAGCTTTTGATCCTTCACCTTATGGCTTCACTATGCGGCGGCATCAAATTCCTAATGTCGCGCTTGGTTATCGACTCATTGGCGGTGGCGCACCAGAAACCGAAATCTCGTTTCGTCTCCCTGGGGTACGAATTGAGCACGTCAGTACAGAACGCCATAACGTGTGTAACCTAACAGCTGTCACTCCACTATCAGAAACCGAAACTGAGGTGACAACGCTTCTCTATTGGACGACACCCTGGATTTCAGCAATTAAACCTCTCATCAAACCTTTTGTGCGTGCCTTTCTCGATCAAGATCGGCAAGTTGTGATTAAGCAGCAAGAAGGCTTGAAATACGATCCAACTTTACTACTGATTCGGGATGCTGATACTCAAGCACGTTGGTATTACCAATTAAAAGCTGAGTTTGCCCGCGCTGCAGCTGAGGAACGCCCATTTATTAACCCAGTCAAAACCCAAGTCTTGCGTTGGCGATCGTAG